In Massilia violaceinigra, one DNA window encodes the following:
- a CDS encoding DUF4291 family protein, whose protein sequence is MRATYDDATIRVYQAYSDSIADGALSAGTFVSPLAHEIHALVQAGQVDDARARLPVERVVRRALGSASARNQT, encoded by the coding sequence ATTCGCGCCACGTATGACGACGCCACCATCCGCGTCTACCAGGCGTATTCCGATTCGATCGCCGATGGGGCATTGTCTGCGGGCACCTTCGTTTCGCCGCTGGCGCACGAGATTCATGCGCTAGTGCAAGCGGGACAGGTCGATGACGCGCGTGCCAGGCTGCCCGTGGAGCGTGTGGTCCGTCGCGCACTGGGCTCAGCCTCTGCACGCAACCAAACTTAA